The Fragaria vesca subsp. vesca linkage group LG2, FraVesHawaii_1.0, whole genome shotgun sequence genome includes a window with the following:
- the LOC101300410 gene encoding putative laccase-9-like, whose protein sequence is MGCFKPISFFCSVFFFAILACILLLQSEVEAKELYYDFVLKEANFTKLCSTKSAMVVNGSFPGPVITARKGDTVYVNVHNEGTYGVTIHWHGIKQPRNPWFDGPEYITQCPIQPGTNFTYTVLLSSEEGTLFWHAHSDWTRATVHGAFVILPAENTTYPFPEPDHEAVLVFASWYKEDVPTLMDEALKYGGLTTLSDSYAINGQPGDFYECSNETTFRLAVDHGSTYLLRLVNSVQNTDMFFAIADHNLTLVGVDGNYVKPFVTNYLMITPGETMDILVTATQPLGHYYMLISPYFDGQADDFDKSVTSAIFQYNGNYTPPTSPIYPDHIPGFYDVDAARNFDRQLKSLASLEHPANVPQHITTRMFITLSIGMLRCPNDSCDGPDGNRLASALNNISFANPAIDVLQAYYRNMSRYFQADFPDRPPTLFNFTADELMTDNITLSDQGTKVKMLNYNETVEIIFQGTNVMNSGENHPVHLHGFKFFVVGAGVGNFDNETDPLTYNLIDPPELNTFPVPKDGWAVIRFVADNPGVWFMHCHFDRHMSWGMDTAFIVRNGDTEETSVRPPPEYMPSCGENSIYSGDEQSMFKLEE, encoded by the exons ATGGGGTGCTTTAAACCTATCAGCTTCTTCTGCTCTGTTTTCTTCTTCGCCATACTTGCCTGCATTTTGTTGTTGCAGTCTGAGGTTGAAGCTAAAGAGCTATACTATGATTTTGTT CTCAAAGAAGCCAATTTCACAAAGTTATGCAGCACAAAGAGTGCAATGGTTGTAAACGGAAGTTTTCCGGGGCCGGTGATTACGGCTCGCAAAGGGGATACTGTCTATGTCAATGTGCACAATGAAGGAACATATGGTGTCACCATTCACTG GCATGGGATAAAGCAACCAAGAAATCCATGGTTTGATGGACCCGAATATATTACACAATGCCCTATTCAGCCTGGAACCAATTTCACGTATACGGTGCTTCTCTCTTCAGAAGAAGGCACATTGTTTTGGCATGCCCATAGCGATTGGACTCGAGCCACGGTTCATGGAGCCTTCGTCATTTTGCCCGCAGAAAACACAACCTATCCATTTCCAGAGCCAGACCACGAAGCAGTTCTTGTTTTCG CGTCATGGTATAAAGAAGATGTGCCAACATTGATGGACGAGGCTCTCAAATATGGTGGATTAACAACATTGTCCGACTCTTATGCTATCAATGGTCAGCCAGGAGATTTTTACGAATGTTCCAACG AAACAACGTTTCGATTAGCGGTTGATCATGGGAGTACCTATCTTCTCCGTTTAGTGAATTCGGTACAAAACACAGACATGTTCTTCGCCATAGCTGATCATAATCTCACACTTGTGGGCGTGGACGGCAACTATGTCAAACCTTTTGTTACCAACTACCTAATGATCACCCCAGGAGAAACAATGGACATTTTGGTCACAGCGACCCAACCTCTCGGCCATTACTACATGCTTATAAGTCCTTACTTCGATGGACAAGCTGACGACTTCGACAAAAGCGTCACCAGCGCCATATTTCAGTACAACGGCAACTACACTCCTCCTACATCACCCATCTACCCAGACCATATTCCTGGCTTCTATGACGTTGACGCTGCACGCAACTTCGACAGACAGTTGAAGAGTTTGGCCTCTCTGGAGCACCCTGCAAATGTTCCTCAGCATATCACTACCAGGATGTTTATTACCCTCTCCATTGGCATGCTGCGATGTCCGAATGACTCGTGTGATGGACCTGATGGAAATCGACTTGCGTCTGCCTTGAACAACATCAGCTTTGCCAACCCTGCCATTGATGTGCTGCAAGCATACTACAG GAACATGAGTAGATATTTCCAAGCAGATTTCCCAGACAGGCCACCTACTCTATTCAACTTCACCGCAGATGAGTTGATGACTGACAACATTACGTTGAGTGACCAAGGAACCAAGGTGAAGATGTTGAATTACAACGAGACAGTGGAAATAATATTCCAAGGGACAAATGTGATGAACTCAGGAGAGAATCATCCTGTGCATTTGCATGGATTCAAGTTTTTTGTGGTTGGAGCTGGCGTCGGGAATTTCGACAATGAGACTGATCCCTTAACTTACAATTTGATTGATCCACCAGAACTTAATACCTTCCCAGTTCCTAAGGATGGATGGGCCGTCATCAGATTCGTAGCAGACAACCCAG GGGTGTGGTTCATGCACTGCCATTTCGATCGGCATATGAGTTGGGGCATGGATACCGCTTTCATAGTGAGGAATGGAGACACGGAGGAGACGAGTGTTCGCCCTCCACCGGAATACATGCCTTCTTGTGGCGAAAATTCCATATACAGTGGTGATGAGCAGTCGATGTTTAAGTTGGAGGAATAG